The following coding sequences lie in one Notoacmeibacter ruber genomic window:
- a CDS encoding glycosyltransferase family 1 protein, with product MAQHLDDLHDWFWRRLASRARAPKNGIVEFQEPKTERLLEADICIVTYCGFPGGNAVTTITEAQTFRDAGYDVAIVNCSIKKSRWKWGWVSERYLAVSDLMYLGHRLRRISCRTAIIRGPRMVTTRNFERLAKKMCPERAIFVINNSAYNEDGSAIFSWADLHERIGALGWPAVEICPTGPIIRAECLREMPAEEIDLSDRDWPPVIDASAFQFTPRSQLSEPIVIGRHARDHPGKWLDERAELLRVYPDNDPSIRVSILGGAETVDRDLGGIPCTWSVAPFGLNSVQDYLSTLDIFVNFPSPSRHEAFGRTIIEAILSGLPVILPSRFEATFGELAFYCAPQEVRNLIGKIAADDPGRMVFLQRAKEVATDLFCSPSLLLRLDARTQNQKPVLDGAAARWRQTILSSL from the coding sequence TTGGCACAACATCTCGATGATCTTCATGATTGGTTTTGGAGACGCTTGGCATCTAGGGCCCGAGCTCCGAAAAATGGCATAGTCGAATTTCAGGAGCCGAAGACCGAACGCCTTTTAGAGGCCGATATCTGCATTGTAACCTATTGCGGTTTTCCTGGAGGCAATGCCGTGACCACCATCACTGAAGCGCAGACCTTCAGAGACGCCGGATATGATGTTGCGATCGTGAACTGCAGCATTAAGAAAAGTCGATGGAAATGGGGCTGGGTATCAGAGCGGTATCTCGCCGTCTCCGACCTGATGTATCTCGGCCATCGCCTGCGGCGGATCAGCTGCCGAACAGCGATCATTCGAGGCCCTCGTATGGTGACGACCCGGAACTTCGAGCGACTGGCGAAGAAGATGTGTCCGGAACGAGCAATTTTCGTGATCAACAATTCCGCCTACAACGAAGACGGCTCGGCAATCTTCTCTTGGGCAGACCTTCATGAACGGATCGGGGCGCTCGGATGGCCCGCCGTCGAAATCTGTCCTACCGGGCCGATAATTCGCGCTGAGTGTCTGCGCGAGATGCCGGCAGAAGAAATCGATCTTTCCGATCGCGATTGGCCCCCGGTCATCGACGCCTCAGCATTTCAATTTACGCCACGCTCGCAGCTCTCAGAACCAATCGTCATCGGCCGTCACGCCCGTGACCATCCCGGCAAATGGCTCGACGAACGCGCGGAGCTTTTAAGAGTTTATCCAGACAACGATCCATCGATAAGAGTTTCTATACTCGGGGGAGCAGAAACAGTTGATAGAGATCTTGGCGGCATACCGTGTACTTGGTCGGTCGCGCCATTCGGGCTAAATAGTGTCCAAGACTATTTAAGTACATTAGACATCTTTGTGAATTTTCCGTCCCCTAGTCGACACGAAGCGTTTGGCCGAACGATCATCGAGGCAATTCTTTCGGGTTTGCCGGTCATCCTGCCGTCCCGTTTCGAGGCGACCTTCGGAGAACTCGCCTTTTATTGCGCTCCGCAGGAGGTTCGTAATCTCATCGGAAAAATCGCTGCGGATGATCCCGGACGAATGGTTTTCTTGCAAAGGGCAAAGGAGGTTGCGACAGATCTCTTCTGCTCTCCCAGCCTGCTTCTGCGCCTGGACGCTCGCACGCAAAATCAGAAACCCGTTCTAGACGGAGCGGCTGCGCGCTGGCGTCAGACGATACTCTCTAGCTTGTAG
- the repA gene encoding plasmid partitioning protein RepA encodes MSLNQRPESPEQKIMRHAGLLSGQLQSIRERMYPPEAQKSLRRLMTHEVSKLTTIPEPTLRLLSNEGKGPVPDRLENNYRVYTLDQVNELRRLFAEQKPSDALRYLPHRRKGEHLQVLGIINFKGGSAKTTTAAHLAHYLALHGYRVLAIDLDPQASLSAMFGAQPELDVGENETIYAALRYGDEKRPMREIVRKTYFPGIDLVPGNIEVMEYEHETPHVLANRKVSRDSIFFESLRLAIGEVEDDYDIVVLDTPPSLGFLTLGAIYAATGIIVTVHPAMLDVMSMSQFLLMMDGLIGTIQAEGGELAQDFFHYLITRHDPNDQPQAQVVSMLRHLFAEDVLAPTAVESTAIESAGLAKRTLYELESGNVARDTLRRARDSIDSVNDRILDLILQSWGRK; translated from the coding sequence ATGTCGCTCAATCAAAGACCGGAAAGTCCCGAGCAGAAGATCATGCGTCATGCTGGTCTCCTGTCCGGTCAGCTTCAGTCGATCCGGGAGCGCATGTATCCGCCAGAGGCTCAGAAATCACTTCGCCGTCTCATGACGCACGAGGTGTCGAAGCTTACAACGATACCAGAGCCGACGCTTCGTCTGTTGTCCAATGAGGGTAAAGGTCCCGTTCCTGATCGGTTGGAAAACAACTACCGTGTCTACACGCTAGATCAGGTCAATGAGTTACGCCGCCTTTTTGCGGAACAGAAGCCTTCAGACGCGCTGCGCTACCTGCCGCATCGCCGAAAGGGCGAGCATCTTCAGGTCCTCGGCATCATCAATTTTAAAGGCGGTAGCGCCAAAACGACGACTGCTGCGCATTTGGCTCACTACCTGGCGCTTCATGGCTACCGGGTGCTTGCGATCGACCTCGATCCCCAAGCGTCTTTGTCGGCAATGTTTGGCGCCCAGCCTGAACTCGACGTAGGAGAGAACGAGACGATTTACGCCGCGCTTCGTTATGGAGACGAAAAGCGGCCGATGCGCGAAATCGTTCGCAAAACATATTTCCCGGGCATCGACCTCGTTCCTGGAAATATTGAGGTCATGGAGTATGAGCACGAAACCCCTCATGTTCTGGCCAACAGGAAGGTATCTCGAGACAGCATATTTTTCGAGAGCCTGAGGCTGGCGATCGGCGAAGTCGAAGACGACTACGATATCGTCGTGCTCGACACGCCGCCCTCTCTCGGCTTCCTCACACTTGGGGCAATATACGCGGCGACCGGCATCATTGTCACCGTTCACCCCGCCATGCTTGACGTCATGTCCATGAGCCAATTCCTGCTCATGATGGATGGTTTGATCGGAACCATCCAAGCGGAAGGCGGAGAGCTCGCCCAGGACTTCTTCCACTATCTTATCACCCGCCACGATCCGAACGATCAGCCACAGGCGCAAGTCGTTTCGATGTTGCGCCATCTTTTCGCAGAGGATGTTTTGGCGCCGACGGCGGTGGAAAGCACGGCGATCGAGAGCGCAGGGCTAGCGAAACGCACTCTTTACGAGCTTGAGTCCGGTAACGTGGCTCGAGATACGCTGCGGCGGGCAAGAGACTCAATCGATTCCGTCAATGACAGAATCCTCGATCTGATTTTACAGAGCTGGGGGCGGAAATGA
- the repB gene encoding plasmid partitioning protein RepB, producing the protein MSKKPNAKSIVANFGALSSATNEAENSGTVSDTAPSRAVPRAGVIGAAQRSLGEIRQERDRLLAVVESGGAIQEIDPELIDPSPFADRLADDRSAEFEGFKRRFEAEGQQVAVHLRPHPAKDDRFQVIFGHRRCRAARELGVAVKAVVSPMSDTELVLAQGIENSDRQDLTWIERALFAFRMAEQNVRPRDIKAALSLDDTELAKMRRVYTIIPVELIELIGRAPKVGRPRWVALAKAIEGDRSSVKRILKTLAAAKVSTSDERFQIARQTASEKNENADQTGLLSLKGPSGDVIAKAAISSREIRMKLSDQYGQAFSDFIQAELPRLVERFNQEAGSEDRTETLAAAKVSSSTKPVSGTNNT; encoded by the coding sequence ATGAGTAAAAAGCCCAATGCGAAATCGATCGTCGCAAATTTTGGCGCACTTTCATCTGCAACTAACGAGGCGGAAAACTCCGGAACTGTTAGTGACACAGCGCCGTCACGAGCGGTGCCGCGAGCGGGAGTCATTGGCGCTGCTCAGCGTTCTTTGGGCGAAATACGTCAAGAGCGCGACAGGCTACTTGCCGTCGTAGAGAGTGGCGGGGCAATTCAGGAAATTGACCCCGAATTGATTGACCCCTCACCGTTCGCGGATCGTCTGGCTGATGATCGCAGTGCCGAATTCGAGGGCTTTAAGCGTCGCTTCGAGGCAGAAGGGCAGCAGGTGGCCGTTCATCTGCGTCCTCATCCCGCAAAGGATGACCGTTTTCAGGTTATATTCGGCCATCGCCGTTGCAGGGCAGCTCGCGAGTTGGGCGTGGCTGTCAAAGCTGTTGTATCACCAATGAGCGATACGGAACTCGTGCTTGCCCAGGGCATAGAAAATTCTGATCGGCAGGATCTGACTTGGATCGAACGCGCATTGTTTGCCTTTCGGATGGCCGAACAAAATGTCAGGCCACGCGATATCAAAGCGGCTCTTTCGCTCGATGACACTGAACTTGCGAAAATGAGGCGCGTATACACGATTATACCTGTCGAACTGATCGAGCTGATCGGGCGAGCGCCGAAGGTCGGCCGACCGCGATGGGTTGCTCTGGCGAAGGCGATCGAGGGCGATCGCTCCTCAGTGAAGCGTATTCTAAAAACCTTGGCAGCTGCCAAGGTCTCAACGTCGGATGAGAGATTTCAGATAGCCCGGCAAACAGCGTCGGAAAAGAACGAGAACGCCGATCAAACAGGCTTGCTCTCCCTCAAAGGTCCCTCTGGAGACGTGATCGCCAAAGCGGCCATCTCATCGCGCGAGATTCGTATGAAACTGTCTGATCAATATGGCCAGGCATTTTCCGACTTCATTCAAGCAGAATTGCCGCGCCTGGTTGAACGATTCAACCAGGAGGCTGGCTCCGAGGATCGGACGGAAACCTTGGCAGCTGCCAAGGTTTCGAGTTCGACAAAGCCGGTTTCCGGCACCAACAACACGTAG
- a CDS encoding Stealth CR1 domain-containing protein, protein MIDAVITWVDGSDPTHLEKRAVFHDPSAHPEATKETRFSNSGELRFCVLSLLCFCRSLRHIHVVTDGQYPWPISDILSSSSYEGQVRIVDHKEIFGEHADLLPVFSSRSIETMIHRIPGLHSKFIYLNDDIFIGRPVSETDFFEGDHPILRGTYTRIPSGFSRWLKSLRKPRPGYRLAQCEAARTVGNEARYFLLEHQPQPMRRETLSKYFSKQPSEVLRQQAAPRFRTIDQISPIGLACHLELAAGAPVCVPTDVGYIKPGRPTGSKLTQTMSELCSGGFFSFCAQSLDEMPDADREKVLAALNSYYKLESIV, encoded by the coding sequence ATGATCGATGCCGTTATCACATGGGTTGATGGAAGCGATCCAACTCACTTGGAGAAGCGTGCCGTCTTCCACGATCCGAGCGCCCATCCAGAAGCAACAAAAGAGACGCGCTTTTCAAATTCGGGAGAACTCCGGTTCTGCGTTTTGTCGCTATTGTGCTTCTGCCGTTCACTTCGGCACATCCATGTTGTTACAGACGGTCAGTACCCTTGGCCGATCTCCGACATTCTATCCTCATCAAGCTATGAGGGCCAAGTCAGGATCGTCGATCATAAGGAGATTTTTGGAGAGCATGCTGACCTGCTTCCGGTTTTTTCCTCGCGTTCGATCGAAACGATGATCCACCGGATACCCGGTCTCCACTCGAAATTTATCTATCTTAATGATGACATATTTATCGGCCGGCCCGTTTCGGAAACTGATTTTTTTGAAGGCGATCACCCAATTCTCCGAGGAACCTACACACGCATTCCTTCGGGCTTCAGCCGCTGGTTGAAGTCGTTACGGAAGCCGCGGCCGGGCTATCGTCTCGCTCAATGCGAGGCCGCTCGTACAGTAGGCAATGAGGCGAGATACTTTCTTTTGGAACATCAGCCGCAGCCTATGCGGCGCGAGACGCTTTCGAAATATTTCTCGAAACAGCCTTCCGAAGTACTTCGACAACAGGCTGCACCGCGATTTCGTACCATCGACCAAATATCACCGATCGGCCTTGCCTGCCACCTTGAGCTCGCAGCCGGCGCGCCGGTATGTGTTCCGACAGATGTCGGTTATATAAAGCCAGGTCGCCCGACCGGTTCCAAACTTACGCAGACGATGTCGGAACTTTGCAGCGGCGGGTTTTTCTCCTTCTGTGCGCAGAGCTTAGACGAGATGCCGGACGCGGACCGCGAGAAAGTCCTTGCGGCCCTCAATTCCTACTACAAGCTAGAGAGTATCGTCTGA
- the repC gene encoding plasmid replication protein RepC, whose product MQTLIAATPFGRRSMTLGQFSRLNEAADLPGGLTVDKWTVFRSVRIAKEAIGATDRALAILNALLSFYPDAELSSKNRPIVWPSNKSLTTRANGMPPSTLRRHLSVLVQCGLIVRRDSPNGKRFARKSASGDVEQVYGFDLSPLVARADELHAMAEDVESEKRAFKVSRERLTLLRRDIVKMIDLGVQERAPANWSEVSKHYQDIIGRLPRTPSKTVVDAVCKELEELWTEVHELLETFVNTQNPDGNESHNERHIQDSSPDPHIEIEHGSENKRREIDPAMTNGNLLNLPERQLPLGIVLDACPALIDLMPAGAVRSWKDFLATAQTARSMLDISPSAWRDAVDVMGDVQAAITVSAILQRSHLIVSAGGYLRTLTEKARLGQFSTWPMIMALLRAKHDPNKGDGRPAAASTSDNPAGESDIELSRELMRQLTRSRHEPR is encoded by the coding sequence ATGCAGACACTGATCGCAGCGACGCCCTTCGGGCGGCGGTCGATGACGCTCGGCCAATTTTCTCGCTTGAATGAAGCCGCAGACTTGCCCGGCGGCTTGACTGTCGACAAGTGGACGGTGTTTCGGTCTGTTCGGATTGCAAAAGAGGCGATCGGCGCCACCGACCGCGCTCTGGCGATACTGAACGCGCTACTGAGCTTTTATCCGGATGCAGAACTTTCGAGCAAGAACAGGCCGATCGTCTGGCCTTCCAATAAAAGCCTGACGACACGTGCCAACGGTATGCCCCCTTCGACGTTGAGACGTCATTTGTCCGTGCTTGTCCAATGCGGTTTGATTGTCCGTCGAGACAGCCCGAACGGAAAGCGCTTTGCTAGAAAGAGTGCGTCCGGCGATGTCGAGCAGGTTTATGGATTTGACCTATCACCCCTGGTGGCCAGGGCCGATGAACTCCATGCGATGGCAGAAGACGTCGAGAGCGAAAAGAGAGCATTTAAGGTTTCGCGTGAACGCTTGACGCTTTTGCGACGCGATATTGTGAAGATGATCGATCTTGGCGTTCAAGAGCGCGCGCCGGCGAATTGGTCAGAGGTCTCCAAACACTACCAGGACATCATCGGACGATTGCCCCGCACACCCTCAAAGACCGTTGTCGATGCCGTATGCAAAGAGCTTGAGGAGCTTTGGACTGAAGTTCATGAGCTATTGGAAACATTCGTGAATACGCAGAATCCGGACGGCAATGAGTCCCATAATGAGCGTCATATACAAGATTCAAGTCCAGACCCTCATATTGAAATTGAACACGGCTCCGAAAATAAGAGAAGAGAGATTGATCCGGCGATGACCAATGGCAACCTGCTGAACTTGCCGGAACGGCAATTGCCATTAGGAATCGTGTTGGATGCATGCCCCGCATTGATCGATCTTATGCCTGCCGGGGCCGTACGCAGTTGGAAGGATTTTCTTGCTACAGCCCAGACGGCACGATCGATGCTGGATATCAGCCCCAGCGCTTGGCGAGACGCCGTCGATGTGATGGGCGATGTTCAGGCGGCGATAACAGTGAGCGCAATTCTCCAGCGGTCCCACTTGATCGTGAGTGCGGGCGGCTATCTTCGTACCCTGACAGAAAAAGCACGTCTTGGACAGTTTTCGACTTGGCCGATGATCATGGCGCTCCTCCGCGCCAAGCATGACCCGAACAAGGGCGACGGGCGGCCAGCGGCCGCTTCAACTTCAGATAACCCGGCAGGTGAATCAGACATTGAATTATCGCGTGAACTGATGCGTCAGCTCACACGATCGAGACATGAACCCCGGTAG
- the repC gene encoding replication initiation protein RepC, translated as MDAESYPALPQGWHRSQIETLLNEIAPAIGLGCNRLAALLYMISRTRPSDWTSRTSEPVYYASQADTALALNKTTRALRYDERVLSEDLGIIELRIKANGSRGSLSRCGIVFSRLIEMVPDLIELRDQLRQEREDIRRLVAERSVYLRRMNKALARLSANHPDRAALAEALNGWPPSRSLRQLPIASLEAHVAAARALCIKADQIVQMTCDSSGRAEQNFRSYIQENKEDQTSECTVPVNKRTSGKPSDFDLIETAPDGAVMGSGIKEAAERTASKGPLKVLLEPDYLYRLAGPDLKQFIAARCSDHGQIRPLDVIDGAHDLLPSLGINYSAWTEAATVMGDAGAALCVLVLDANRDHPMTPVINPGGAFRAMTRKFRAGKLNLTGSLIGLARRRGLRRE; from the coding sequence ATGGATGCGGAATCCTACCCGGCACTGCCCCAAGGCTGGCATCGGAGCCAGATCGAAACGCTACTCAACGAAATCGCCCCGGCCATCGGCCTTGGCTGCAACCGGCTCGCTGCGCTTCTCTACATGATAAGCCGCACGCGGCCGAGCGACTGGACTTCGCGCACAAGCGAGCCTGTCTATTACGCTTCGCAGGCCGATACCGCCCTGGCGCTCAACAAAACCACGCGCGCCCTGCGCTATGATGAGCGCGTTCTGAGCGAAGATCTCGGGATCATCGAACTTCGCATCAAGGCCAATGGCTCACGCGGTTCGCTCAGCCGTTGCGGCATCGTGTTTTCACGCCTTATCGAGATGGTTCCCGACCTGATCGAATTGCGCGATCAGCTTCGCCAGGAGCGCGAAGACATCAGGCGTCTGGTCGCGGAACGCAGCGTCTATCTTCGTCGAATGAACAAGGCGCTGGCGCGCCTCTCAGCCAACCACCCCGATCGGGCCGCACTTGCGGAAGCCCTCAATGGCTGGCCGCCAAGTCGCTCCCTGCGCCAATTGCCGATTGCCAGTCTTGAAGCTCACGTCGCGGCCGCTCGCGCGCTGTGTATAAAGGCCGATCAGATCGTCCAAATGACGTGTGATTCTTCCGGTCGAGCGGAACAAAACTTCCGCTCTTATATACAAGAGAACAAGGAAGATCAGACTTCTGAATGTACCGTGCCGGTGAACAAACGGACCTCGGGCAAGCCCTCGGACTTTGATTTAATAGAAACTGCGCCTGACGGCGCAGTTATGGGCTCTGGAATAAAGGAGGCAGCCGAACGGACAGCGTCTAAAGGGCCACTGAAGGTTCTTTTGGAACCGGATTACCTTTACCGATTGGCCGGACCCGACCTGAAACAGTTCATCGCCGCGCGTTGCAGCGACCATGGACAAATCCGCCCGCTCGATGTGATCGATGGGGCGCATGACCTTTTGCCATCTCTCGGCATCAATTATTCGGCTTGGACAGAAGCGGCAACGGTGATGGGAGATGCCGGCGCGGCGCTTTGCGTCCTGGTGCTGGACGCCAATCGCGATCATCCGATGACTCCGGTCATCAATCCGGGCGGTGCATTCCGCGCCATGACGCGAAAATTCCGGGCTGGAAAGCTCAATCTTACGGGGAGTCTGATTGGTTTGGCGCGGCGACGTGGTCTGCGAAGAGAATGA